The following are encoded together in the Blautia obeum ATCC 29174 genome:
- a CDS encoding Ig-like domain-containing protein, giving the protein MTPVVPVWAEEEVEIENESQAEEITEDGNSGMSDFAEVTDETEELPDIDLEEEETQTNEEVAMEITPEDDQNAETEEDFSDSQPEAGAYGRPTSINIKDDAGYIWNGYYNDDGTITITGSQGVWGNAKADSSSQNNDALIIPSAIGGKTVSTIADFEGSGLFSMFSPEVIKKIVLPKTMTSEEIFSNATDGVCYGLFGKFVNLKELDLGGVKVGAGAIFGWGENNHNVIPLEKLTMKDQWSVDWDSRYEVPTKIHSGIKTLTLWGDYTDYGGIEVADYPNLQTLEITGEFSEIGLENCPNLERVDASKDINQVYFTKIKNCPKLDVPKIRVNEKFLDQSCMFENSKVEEITVDLRNSSYLQIYKSVFCKAYNLKAIYVENAGDTGFYSSDGVLYWKAGKQNDLFFYPPAKNPGGVYNVPKDLTCIYVFAFYGSKVNKIVFPEDITGRYYQDRESLGSWYTTKDFPELTGKDWFYLGNLCTAKVSVIKGTGATLGWYTNWSEWFEDTGFSVSQVEFRTGSTHTISYNLNGGINDPANPVSYTVGVTAPFTLKNPVRNGYTFVKWVDQNGYRVKATEPYGLSGNLVYIAIWEKNSTTTNVTSSQPKLTITGTTRKVAVGKKTKLQVKTSSGVVNPSNLIWTSSNKKVATVNSSGVVTFKKKTGGKRVVITAALKNNRNAKATYKLTATKNPVTKITISGKKTMKINKSQRLKAKVSGKSGAYKTVKWTSSNNKYATVTSKGQVKALKAGKGKTVTITASALDGSGKKARFKIKLK; this is encoded by the coding sequence ATGACACCGGTGGTTCCTGTCTGGGCGGAAGAAGAGGTTGAGATCGAAAACGAGTCTCAGGCAGAAGAAATAACAGAAGACGGAAATTCTGGAATGAGTGATTTCGCTGAGGTAACAGATGAAACAGAAGAACTTCCGGATATAGATCTCGAGGAAGAAGAAACCCAGACAAATGAAGAGGTCGCTATGGAGATTACGCCAGAAGATGATCAGAATGCTGAAACAGAAGAAGATTTCAGTGATTCTCAGCCGGAAGCAGGTGCTTATGGCAGACCAACCTCAATTAATATTAAAGACGATGCTGGCTATATTTGGAATGGTTATTATAATGATGACGGAACGATCACAATCACCGGTTCACAGGGAGTCTGGGGAAATGCAAAAGCCGACAGCAGTAGCCAGAATAATGATGCGCTGATCATACCTTCTGCTATTGGTGGAAAAACAGTCTCAACAATTGCTGATTTTGAGGGAAGTGGCTTATTCAGCATGTTCAGCCCTGAAGTGATCAAAAAGATTGTTTTACCGAAGACCATGACTTCTGAAGAGATCTTCTCCAATGCAACAGATGGAGTCTGCTATGGACTTTTTGGGAAATTTGTAAACCTGAAAGAACTGGATCTTGGTGGAGTGAAGGTAGGAGCAGGTGCAATTTTTGGATGGGGAGAAAATAACCATAATGTAATCCCATTAGAGAAGTTGACGATGAAAGACCAGTGGTCTGTAGATTGGGATTCTAGATATGAAGTTCCGACAAAAATCCATAGCGGAATTAAAACGTTAACACTCTGGGGCGATTATACAGACTATGGTGGAATTGAGGTGGCGGATTATCCTAATCTGCAGACACTGGAGATCACCGGAGAATTTAGTGAGATTGGATTGGAGAACTGCCCAAATCTGGAGCGTGTAGATGCTTCGAAAGATATTAATCAGGTATATTTTACAAAAATTAAAAACTGCCCGAAACTGGACGTTCCTAAGATACGTGTAAATGAGAAATTTCTGGATCAGAGCTGTATGTTTGAAAATTCCAAAGTAGAGGAGATTACGGTTGATCTTCGGAACAGTTCCTATTTGCAAATTTATAAATCCGTATTCTGCAAGGCATATAATCTGAAAGCAATTTATGTGGAAAATGCCGGAGATACTGGCTTCTATTCTTCAGATGGAGTTTTATACTGGAAAGCAGGAAAACAGAATGATCTGTTCTTTTATCCACCGGCAAAGAATCCGGGAGGCGTATATAATGTTCCAAAAGATCTGACCTGTATTTATGTATTCGCATTCTATGGAAGTAAAGTGAATAAAATTGTCTTCCCGGAAGATATTACGGGAAGATATTACCAGGACAGAGAAAGCCTGGGAAGCTGGTATACAACAAAAGATTTTCCTGAACTTACCGGAAAAGATTGGTTTTATCTGGGAAATCTGTGTACTGCTAAAGTTTCAGTAATCAAAGGAACCGGTGCAACCTTGGGATGGTATACGAACTGGTCTGAATGGTTCGAAGATACCGGATTCAGCGTATCTCAGGTAGAATTTCGAACGGGATCTACGCACACGATCAGCTATAATCTGAATGGCGGAATAAATGATCCGGCAAATCCTGTATCTTATACGGTAGGGGTAACGGCACCATTTACTCTGAAGAATCCTGTGAGAAATGGCTATACATTTGTAAAGTGGGTAGACCAGAATGGGTATAGGGTTAAGGCAACAGAACCATATGGTTTGTCAGGAAATCTTGTTTATATAGCAATCTGGGAGAAAAACAGTACTACAACCAATGTGACTTCCAGCCAGCCGAAACTGACTATTACAGGTACTACGAGAAAAGTAGCAGTGGGAAAGAAAACAAAACTGCAGGTAAAAACTTCTTCAGGAGTTGTTAATCCATCCAATCTGATCTGGACTTCCAGTAATAAGAAAGTAGCAACTGTAAACAGTAGCGGTGTCGTAACATTTAAAAAGAAAACCGGTGGTAAGAGGGTTGTGATTACTGCTGCATTGAAGAATAACAGAAATGCAAAGGCTACATATAAACTGACTGCGACAAAGAATCCGGTAACAAAGATCACAATCTCAGGCAAAAAAACAATGAAAATAAATAAGTCCCAGAGATTAAAAGCAAAAGTCAGTGGAAAATCCGGCGCATACAAGACTGTAAAATGGACCAGCAGT